One Bdellovibrio bacteriovorus str. Tiberius DNA segment encodes these proteins:
- a CDS encoding YgjP family zinc-dependent metalloprotease, translating into MHRRNFRRSVSIYLYPNKPIKVVAAKSTPQKVIVDFLMAKKDWIEKNFEKFQEIAEKFPDKKIKAYENFPFKGKERKLKVVITLHKKTFVSITDEHLLLHIPRNDWSANSLIEEHPTALKEIRHFYKREAVDFLSERVKFWAGEMNLHPSQVKFREQKTRWGSCSSRKVINLNWRLIVFTQEIIDYVIVHELAHLQHMNHSSHFWGLVEKYVENYKDIVKTMKESQYLVEFLSET; encoded by the coding sequence GTGCATCGACGGAATTTTCGTCGCTCGGTTTCCATTTATCTTTATCCCAATAAACCCATCAAGGTTGTTGCGGCGAAAAGCACGCCTCAGAAGGTCATCGTTGATTTTCTGATGGCGAAGAAAGACTGGATTGAAAAGAACTTTGAAAAGTTCCAGGAAATCGCCGAAAAATTTCCGGATAAAAAGATCAAAGCCTATGAAAACTTCCCGTTCAAAGGTAAAGAACGAAAACTAAAAGTCGTCATCACCCTTCACAAAAAAACTTTTGTGTCGATCACCGACGAACACCTGCTGCTTCACATTCCAAGAAATGACTGGAGTGCCAATTCCCTGATTGAAGAGCATCCGACCGCCCTCAAAGAAATCCGCCACTTCTATAAACGCGAAGCCGTGGATTTCTTAAGCGAACGCGTGAAGTTCTGGGCCGGAGAAATGAACCTGCATCCGTCACAAGTCAAATTCCGCGAACAAAAGACCCGCTGGGGCAGTTGTTCTTCGCGTAAGGTGATCAATTTGAACTGGCGTTTGATTGTGTTTACCCAAGAGATCATCGACTATGTGATCGTGCATGAACTGGCCCATTTGCAGCACATGAATCATTCCAGTCATTTCTGGGGCCTGGTCGAAAAGTACGTTGAAAATTATAAGGACATCGTCAAGACGATGAAGGAATCCCAGTATCTGGTGGAATTCCTTTCCGAGACTTAG
- a CDS encoding winged helix-turn-helix transcriptional regulator, producing the protein MAKSKSLEACPVYKTAMILDGKWTILIFRDLLANKVVRFNELRRSLGSISPKTLTERLTELEDQGLVSRKVYAEVPPRVEYSLTEKGKGLSAVFDSMAKFGDKWLR; encoded by the coding sequence ATGGCAAAAAGTAAATCATTGGAAGCCTGCCCGGTTTATAAGACGGCGATGATTCTGGACGGAAAGTGGACTATTCTCATCTTTAGAGACTTACTGGCTAATAAAGTCGTCCGGTTCAATGAGCTTCGCCGGTCCCTGGGATCCATCAGCCCCAAAACCCTGACCGAGCGCCTGACGGAGCTGGAAGATCAGGGGTTGGTTTCAAGAAAAGTCTACGCCGAGGTCCCGCCAAGGGTGGAATACTCTCTGACTGAAAAAGGCAAAGGTCTTTCTGCCGTGTTTGATTCCATGGCAAAATTCGGAGACAAGTGGCTGCGCTAG
- a CDS encoding serine/threonine protein kinase: MDKSSSFYSLDPEKVLLAAEHAGFYPTGEFTQLNSYENRVFDIKLEQPSFPGAQSNNVIAKFYRPQRWSKDAILEEHEFLLSLKAEGIPAVAPLLQGHDSTIQEVDGMYVAFFPKVLGRMPQEFLSGELHKVGRLMAQVHNVGARKPAPHRPTLDTSYYGGWDTLDHLQDWITPELRERYNIAAEDILYAIDDSFDTSEFIRIHGDCHKGNLLNNGKEFFLVDFDDFVNGPVIQDFWMLLSGDEDSLDDERTQIIQGYEELREFPDHQWSWIPMLRGLRIISYAGWIAKRWTDPSFPRLFPEFNKYTYWAEEVEALEKIAWKIG; encoded by the coding sequence ATGGATAAAAGCTCTTCTTTTTACAGTCTGGACCCCGAAAAAGTGCTGCTGGCAGCAGAACACGCGGGCTTTTATCCTACGGGCGAATTCACACAGCTGAATTCCTATGAAAACCGCGTTTTTGATATCAAGCTGGAACAGCCAAGCTTTCCCGGGGCCCAAAGCAACAACGTCATTGCCAAATTCTATCGCCCCCAGCGCTGGAGCAAAGACGCCATCCTGGAAGAACATGAATTTCTGCTGTCCCTGAAAGCCGAAGGCATCCCGGCCGTGGCACCCCTTTTACAGGGCCATGATTCGACCATTCAGGAAGTCGACGGCATGTACGTCGCTTTCTTCCCAAAGGTTCTGGGCCGTATGCCGCAGGAATTTTTATCCGGCGAACTTCATAAAGTCGGCCGCCTGATGGCACAAGTTCACAACGTGGGCGCCAGAAAGCCCGCCCCCCACCGCCCGACATTGGACACCAGCTATTATGGTGGCTGGGATACGTTGGACCATTTGCAGGACTGGATCACCCCGGAACTGCGGGAACGCTACAATATCGCGGCTGAAGATATTCTGTACGCGATTGATGATAGCTTTGATACGTCTGAATTTATCCGCATTCACGGCGACTGCCATAAAGGCAATTTACTGAATAACGGCAAAGAATTCTTCCTGGTCGACTTTGACGATTTCGTCAATGGCCCGGTTATTCAGGATTTCTGGATGCTGTTATCAGGTGACGAAGACAGTCTGGATGACGAGCGCACGCAGATCATTCAAGGCTATGAAGAACTGCGTGAATTCCCGGATCATCAGTGGTCCTGGATTCCGATGCTGCGAGGTTTGCGGATTATTTCCTATGCCGGATGGATTGCAAAACGCTGGACGGATCCAAGCTTCCCGCGCCTGTTCCCCGAATTTAACAAATACACCTATTGGGCGGAAGAAGTTGAAGCCCTGGAAAAAATCGCCTGGAAAATCGGATAA
- a CDS encoding extracellular medium-chain-length polyhydroxyalkanoate depolymerase encodes MKKLLAGVFGAVAMSLSAQAAKKVSNCEVTGLVDRLTCPYLEKLVSGPHLTRHVKYSLPKGKTPKAGWPTVILYQGSLFPVEFSRSSLMIAGGYNEIRLIQTLLDSGFAVIAPPAIEGVAWMTNIVGIDYDTSEDRYFVEELLAAMGNGEFGKLNMDRLYATGISSGGYHSSRMAVAFPGVFKALAVHSASYADCGGPMCFVPAQVPENHPPTIFLHGRLDPVVPVRTMYPYHEVLKSQGVETEMFVSPWARHEWLEEAPELITNWFINHK; translated from the coding sequence ATGAAAAAACTTTTAGCAGGTGTCTTTGGTGCTGTGGCGATGAGTCTGTCGGCTCAAGCGGCAAAGAAGGTATCCAACTGTGAAGTCACGGGACTTGTGGATCGCCTGACGTGCCCTTATTTGGAAAAGCTTGTTTCCGGTCCTCATTTAACCCGTCACGTGAAGTACTCCCTGCCCAAAGGAAAGACACCGAAAGCGGGATGGCCAACGGTCATTTTGTATCAGGGCAGTCTTTTTCCGGTGGAGTTTTCCCGCAGCAGTCTGATGATTGCTGGCGGATATAACGAAATTCGTCTGATCCAGACGCTGCTTGATTCCGGCTTTGCGGTGATTGCTCCGCCGGCGATTGAAGGTGTGGCCTGGATGACGAATATCGTGGGAATTGATTATGACACTTCTGAAGATCGCTATTTCGTGGAAGAGCTTTTAGCAGCCATGGGGAATGGGGAATTCGGGAAGCTGAACATGGATCGTCTGTATGCCACAGGGATCTCCAGCGGTGGATATCATTCCAGCCGTATGGCGGTGGCCTTCCCAGGGGTGTTTAAAGCCCTTGCGGTTCACTCGGCGTCTTATGCTGATTGTGGAGGGCCGATGTGTTTTGTTCCGGCGCAGGTTCCGGAGAATCATCCGCCAACAATTTTCCTGCACGGCCGATTGGATCCGGTGGTTCCGGTGCGCACGATGTATCCGTATCACGAGGTTTTAAAGAGTCAGGGTGTGGAAACCGAGATGTTCGTCAGCCCTTGGGCCCGGCACGAGTGGCTGGAAGAAGCTCCCGAGCTGATCACCAACTGGTTCATCAACCATAAATAG
- a CDS encoding flavin reductase family protein, translating into MKKMDLRKAFTLIEPGPVTLVTTSAGGTNNVMTISWTMVVDFTPKFAITTGPWNFSYKALTKNRECVIAIPTVDLLDKVVGVGTCSGKDTDKFDTFRLTPIKGKYVEAPLIKECVANIECKVVDIIKKHDIVVLEGVAAYFDTSRKEKRTLHAVGDGTFVVDGRTLDRKKQMRSKLLGIF; encoded by the coding sequence ATGAAGAAAATGGATCTTCGCAAAGCATTCACTCTTATCGAGCCCGGCCCGGTGACGCTCGTGACCACAAGTGCCGGCGGCACCAATAATGTCATGACGATTTCATGGACGATGGTTGTGGATTTCACACCAAAATTCGCTATCACCACAGGCCCGTGGAACTTTTCCTATAAAGCGCTCACAAAGAACCGCGAGTGTGTCATTGCCATACCGACTGTTGATTTGCTGGATAAAGTGGTTGGCGTGGGCACTTGTTCTGGAAAAGACACTGACAAGTTTGATACATTTCGACTCACGCCCATTAAAGGAAAGTATGTTGAAGCTCCCCTGATCAAAGAATGTGTTGCCAACATTGAATGCAAAGTCGTCGACATCATCAAGAAGCACGACATCGTCGTGCTTGAGGGAGTTGCCGCTTACTTCGACACCTCCCGAAAGGAAAAGCGCACCCTGCATGCCGTGGGTGACGGCACCTTTGTCGTCGATGGCAGGACACTTGATCGAAAGAAACAGATGCGCTCAAAGCTTCTTGGCATCTTCTGA
- a CDS encoding LysR family transcriptional regulator codes for MSLLSPSLEAFWAVVQKGTVLEAAKMVNLTQTGVTQRIRSLEKQLAVTLFTRSRKGMRLTQEGESLLRYVQAARDLEGDTLSKISGKKESSFFEVCISGTSTLMRSRIIPKASLVMKKNPKLRVRFDITDTDSVLGKLKTGFAQIGALPASQVGLELDSKTLAPERYVLVGTSAWKKRKLDDILANEPIIDFDPQDTVTLDLLKKYKLAGKAQKLRNYANNIDALTYMLQQGLGYSTLTEEFARPYIKDGSLCLLANDLHLDYSVALAWYPRTEMPPYFKQLVESLTKKI; via the coding sequence ATGAGTTTACTGAGCCCTTCCCTTGAAGCTTTCTGGGCCGTCGTCCAAAAGGGCACGGTCCTGGAAGCTGCTAAAATGGTAAATCTCACCCAGACAGGGGTGACCCAACGAATCCGGAGCTTGGAAAAGCAACTGGCCGTGACGCTGTTCACCCGCTCCCGTAAAGGCATGCGTCTGACCCAGGAAGGGGAATCCCTTCTGCGCTATGTCCAAGCGGCCCGCGATCTCGAAGGGGACACCCTGTCTAAAATTTCCGGCAAAAAAGAATCCAGCTTCTTTGAGGTCTGCATCAGTGGCACCTCCACGCTGATGCGTTCGCGGATTATTCCTAAAGCCAGCTTGGTGATGAAAAAGAATCCGAAACTGCGCGTGCGTTTTGATATCACCGACACCGACAGTGTTTTGGGAAAACTAAAAACCGGTTTTGCGCAGATTGGGGCTTTGCCTGCCAGTCAAGTGGGGCTCGAACTGGATTCCAAGACGCTCGCGCCGGAACGATATGTTCTCGTCGGGACTTCCGCGTGGAAGAAAAGAAAGCTCGATGATATTTTAGCCAACGAGCCGATTATTGATTTTGATCCGCAGGACACTGTGACCTTGGATCTTTTAAAGAAATACAAACTTGCCGGCAAAGCGCAGAAACTGCGTAACTATGCCAACAACATCGATGCGCTGACGTATATGCTGCAACAGGGACTGGGTTATTCGACTCTGACAGAAGAATTCGCACGGCCTTATATTAAAGATGGCAGTCTTTGTCTTTTGGCCAATGATTTGCATTTGGATTATTCCGTTGCATTGGCATGGTATCCGCGCACCGAAATGCCACCGTACTTCAAACAACTCGTCGAATCTTTGACAAAGAAAATTTAG
- a CDS encoding DEAD/DEAH box helicase encodes MKQKDFGLLFKVAQGLGYYPVLKLIQRSSKEDTIISEGFYHEFSEAITEAYNSDGRYLTRGQNLSNIKFKNRAGSVAVVAPTSYGKSELITSSLRPGENICILVPTLALLAQTKKRVLRSEMYEVSQKIITHHEMYNRNDNGFIAILTQERLLKLLESDEKVKFHSLFIDEAHNLLVDGDRERFLAMAIILMVKRNTGIALNFLTPFLNSVKNLKVNFANYDLEEIRIKEFVKAEKIFLCDTRKNRRLFFYDQFMDKYYPASDKIFGRDTELIREKAGQKNIVYINRPVDIEKFTLRFIDLLPPMYNEQIETACNDIAKFLHKDYTLIKALRKGVVFHHGSVPDNVRLFVEYIFSQFQDIKHIVTNSTLLEGVNIPAEKIFILSNKKGSRLLAPSQVRNLAGRICRFSEVFRDSNKDLSLLAPEMYVIGSQFTSESANLHKWISESFKVDRELKDKPSNVLLEKANDVEKLTQKAEVETFLENLSPGITEKDDISYATTDVGRLAFRNNVTEIDILKHEKTMQAKINEMIELGIEASEVSDIIFLISDVFVQLIPEERLFANIRRLLKEEAMNFYSRFLEWRIENKSYSEMIYLFKTYWDHVENTPIPYAYVGKWGDEKRDGHRPNWINLKKKTHEQKINLIIAKIKDEQDFVDNKLMKFVEILNDSGLISYSLYIKLKYGTSDLTQISMLRNGFGGSLATLLREKYSQFIVHQENGSINLRMEILGEMEKNKENMVLVYEASFHVR; translated from the coding sequence ATGAAACAGAAGGATTTTGGCCTTCTATTTAAGGTTGCGCAGGGACTCGGATATTATCCAGTGTTGAAGTTAATTCAAAGGTCTTCTAAAGAAGATACTATTATATCAGAAGGCTTTTACCATGAATTTTCAGAGGCTATAACTGAGGCGTACAATAGTGATGGCAGATATTTAACTCGAGGACAGAATTTATCGAATATAAAGTTTAAAAATCGGGCTGGATCTGTAGCGGTAGTAGCTCCGACATCCTACGGAAAATCTGAATTAATTACTTCTTCTCTTAGGCCAGGCGAAAATATCTGTATTTTGGTTCCAACCTTGGCTCTACTTGCGCAGACGAAGAAGAGAGTGTTGCGAAGTGAAATGTATGAAGTATCTCAGAAGATCATCACACACCATGAGATGTACAATAGGAACGATAATGGATTTATTGCAATTTTGACCCAAGAGCGGTTGTTAAAACTGTTGGAATCTGATGAAAAAGTAAAGTTCCATTCTTTATTTATCGACGAAGCTCATAATCTTCTCGTTGATGGCGATCGTGAGAGATTTTTGGCAATGGCCATTATATTGATGGTGAAGAGGAATACGGGTATCGCTCTTAACTTCCTCACGCCATTTTTAAATAGCGTAAAGAATCTGAAGGTGAATTTTGCGAACTATGATCTTGAGGAGATAAGAATTAAAGAATTTGTTAAGGCTGAAAAGATATTTCTTTGTGATACGCGAAAGAATCGTCGGCTTTTCTTCTATGATCAATTTATGGATAAGTATTATCCCGCATCAGACAAAATCTTTGGTCGGGATACTGAACTCATTCGAGAAAAAGCGGGCCAAAAGAACATCGTATATATTAATAGGCCAGTTGATATTGAAAAGTTTACTTTGCGTTTCATTGATTTATTGCCTCCAATGTATAATGAACAGATCGAGACCGCATGTAACGACATTGCAAAGTTTTTACATAAAGACTATACCCTTATTAAGGCACTCCGGAAAGGAGTTGTCTTTCATCACGGATCCGTTCCGGACAATGTCAGACTTTTTGTTGAGTATATTTTTTCTCAGTTTCAAGATATCAAGCATATAGTTACGAATTCAACTTTGCTGGAGGGTGTAAATATTCCGGCGGAGAAAATCTTCATTTTGAGTAACAAAAAAGGTAGTCGTTTATTGGCGCCGTCGCAGGTTAGGAATTTGGCGGGGCGGATTTGTCGTTTTAGTGAGGTATTCCGGGATTCAAACAAGGATTTGAGCCTGCTTGCCCCCGAAATGTATGTTATCGGGTCACAATTTACTAGCGAGAGTGCGAATTTACATAAGTGGATATCAGAATCTTTCAAGGTAGATAGAGAGCTTAAGGATAAGCCGTCAAATGTGCTTCTGGAGAAAGCAAATGACGTCGAGAAATTGACTCAAAAAGCGGAAGTCGAAACTTTTTTGGAGAATCTGTCTCCTGGAATAACAGAGAAAGATGATATTTCGTATGCGACTACTGACGTTGGGCGTCTCGCATTTAGAAATAATGTAACTGAAATAGATATACTCAAGCACGAAAAGACAATGCAAGCGAAGATTAATGAAATGATCGAGCTTGGTATTGAGGCGTCAGAGGTTTCAGATATTATCTTTTTGATTTCAGATGTTTTTGTTCAGCTAATTCCAGAAGAGAGACTATTTGCAAATATCCGTCGTCTACTTAAGGAAGAGGCTATGAATTTCTATTCAAGGTTTTTGGAATGGAGAATAGAGAATAAGTCATACTCTGAAATGATTTACCTATTTAAAACTTACTGGGACCATGTCGAAAACACACCTATTCCTTATGCATATGTGGGTAAATGGGGAGATGAAAAGCGCGACGGTCACCGGCCAAATTGGATAAATCTTAAGAAGAAAACACACGAACAAAAAATTAACTTAATAATTGCAAAGATTAAGGACGAACAGGACTTTGTGGATAACAAGTTGATGAAGTTTGTTGAGATCCTTAATGATTCAGGTCTGATTTCGTACTCATTATATATTAAACTAAAATATGGCACATCCGACCTCACTCAGATATCTATGCTTCGAAATGGATTTGGTGGTTCACTGGCAACTCTCTTAAGAGAGAAGTATTCCCAGTTTATCGTCCATCAAGAGAATGGGAGTATAAATCTACGAATGGAAATTTTAGGTGAAATGGAAAAAAATAAGGAGAACATGGTTCTTGTCTACGAAGCTAGCTTTCATGTCAGATAG
- a CDS encoding DUF938 domain-containing protein translates to MDLPFSAAADRNKEPILEVLKKVIRTEDHNLLEVGAGTGQHAVYLAPFFPRMDWTPTEVAENLPMLRERIKQAGIPNIKTPFRMVVGEDDFPIRTFDVILTINTFHIMSWKECKTFIKLIAGRLEESGKVLIYGPFNYNGKFTTPSNEEFDKSLRERDPQSGIRNFEDVLAAMFKNGFEFVKDFEMPANNRMLLFRRLKFVRKK, encoded by the coding sequence ATGGACCTACCATTCTCCGCCGCTGCCGACCGTAACAAAGAACCCATTCTGGAAGTTCTTAAGAAAGTGATTCGTACCGAAGACCACAACCTGCTCGAGGTGGGCGCAGGCACGGGACAACACGCGGTTTACCTTGCGCCCTTCTTCCCAAGGATGGATTGGACTCCGACCGAAGTGGCAGAAAACCTGCCGATGCTTCGTGAGCGTATCAAGCAAGCTGGCATTCCGAATATCAAAACCCCGTTCCGTATGGTTGTCGGGGAGGATGATTTCCCGATTCGCACTTTCGATGTGATTCTGACGATCAATACTTTCCACATCATGTCCTGGAAAGAGTGTAAGACTTTTATCAAATTGATCGCAGGCCGCTTGGAAGAAAGCGGGAAGGTTTTGATCTACGGGCCGTTCAACTATAACGGCAAGTTCACGACCCCTAGCAATGAAGAGTTCGACAAGTCCCTGCGTGAACGAGATCCGCAAAGTGGCATTCGCAACTTTGAAGATGTGCTGGCGGCGATGTTTAAGAATGGTTTTGAGTTCGTGAAAGACTTCGAAATGCCAGCGAACAATCGCATGCTTCTTTTCCGTAGGCTTAAATTCGTAAGAAAGAAGTGA
- a CDS encoding pirin family protein, whose amino-acid sequence MNSKLSEIQVRPYSQLPEMNLGWLSLKDHFIATVGPYSGRGEQLRNLLVLADAKIQPKSRFPDHPHNDMEILTWVVHGKLQHLDDKGTNQEVPAEHLQLMSARDGIFHAEGNLSDQPLRLLQIWIHPNAKSGTPVVQQAGLTQKGFNLLAGPSAAPLNIRQDVWLYAAKIEGDEQVFDIPEDKFAYAVSIGSLSWNGSELQDGDGLLAKSGKLSIKGKGQAIVILQNRQ is encoded by the coding sequence ATGAATTCAAAACTATCCGAAATTCAAGTTAGGCCCTATTCCCAGTTGCCGGAAATGAACCTGGGCTGGCTGTCTTTGAAAGATCACTTTATCGCCACTGTCGGCCCGTATTCTGGTCGTGGCGAACAACTGAGGAATCTGCTGGTTTTGGCGGATGCGAAAATCCAACCCAAATCCCGCTTCCCCGATCATCCCCACAATGACATGGAAATCCTGACCTGGGTGGTTCATGGCAAGCTTCAACATTTGGATGACAAAGGAACGAATCAGGAAGTTCCGGCAGAGCATCTGCAACTGATGAGTGCCCGAGACGGCATCTTTCATGCGGAAGGGAATCTCAGTGACCAACCTTTGCGTCTGCTTCAGATCTGGATCCATCCGAATGCCAAATCGGGAACGCCGGTGGTGCAGCAAGCAGGTCTTACCCAGAAAGGCTTCAACCTGTTGGCGGGACCTAGCGCTGCCCCACTGAATATCCGACAGGATGTGTGGTTGTATGCTGCAAAGATTGAAGGGGACGAACAGGTCTTTGATATTCCAGAAGACAAGTTCGCCTATGCGGTTTCCATTGGAAGTCTTAGCTGGAACGGCAGCGAGCTCCAAGATGGTGACGGCCTTCTTGCCAAAAGCGGAAAGCTATCCATCAAAGGCAAAGGACAAGCCATCGTCATTTTGCAGAACAGACAATGA
- a CDS encoding DUF4423 domain-containing protein yields MQNRQPEFSKGKEISMGSLVPPVLSDYMNYRQFLADFYLYKRKASKGSLRAYTYAVFSAAANIKSPNYLKMIIEGKRNLSDDMIGKFGKALGFMKDQTEEFRLLVQFTQAMDPAERNMYLKKLSEHRVAGKLKSGEIDRKTWEKVPNWVAWIIYAMIDQDGVSFDTATLKKLLRGKASEDEIDNALTTLITSGDLRRDEVTGELKKARSLTESPEEIPVALVRKLQSQLMYLGLESLYQDQPTEREFGTLTLSLTKSEFEEIKFKLRQMRKALHKDNSIARMKDKGERVYQLNIQLFPVTNAVESAVKAPAMKSALDIQVETPIVETTPVEAPVMMAEAAPVVPPVSPVSAPVSAKEQKNERSNVSSLAATAASAADLFR; encoded by the coding sequence ATGCAAAACCGCCAGCCAGAGTTTAGCAAAGGCAAAGAAATTTCAATGGGTTCGCTCGTTCCGCCCGTATTATCTGATTACATGAACTATCGCCAGTTCTTGGCGGACTTCTATCTTTATAAACGTAAGGCTTCCAAAGGCTCTTTGCGCGCATACACGTATGCTGTGTTCTCTGCCGCTGCGAATATCAAATCCCCGAATTACCTGAAAATGATCATCGAAGGAAAAAGAAATCTTTCCGACGACATGATCGGCAAGTTCGGTAAAGCCCTGGGCTTTATGAAAGATCAGACCGAAGAATTCCGCCTGTTGGTGCAATTCACGCAAGCGATGGATCCGGCTGAGCGCAACATGTACCTCAAGAAATTGAGCGAACACCGTGTGGCGGGGAAACTGAAATCCGGCGAAATCGATCGCAAGACCTGGGAAAAAGTTCCGAACTGGGTGGCGTGGATCATTTACGCAATGATCGATCAAGACGGCGTGTCCTTCGATACGGCGACACTGAAAAAGCTTCTGCGTGGCAAGGCTTCTGAAGATGAAATCGACAATGCGCTGACCACTCTGATTACTTCGGGCGATCTTCGCCGTGACGAAGTGACAGGTGAATTGAAAAAAGCCCGCAGTCTGACTGAATCCCCGGAGGAAATCCCGGTGGCTTTGGTTCGCAAGCTGCAATCCCAACTGATGTACTTGGGCCTTGAATCCCTGTATCAGGATCAACCAACCGAGCGTGAGTTCGGGACGTTGACTCTTTCTTTGACCAAGTCTGAATTTGAAGAGATCAAATTCAAACTGCGCCAGATGAGAAAAGCCCTGCACAAGGACAACTCAATCGCGCGCATGAAGGACAAGGGCGAAAGAGTTTACCAGTTGAACATCCAACTGTTTCCGGTGACCAACGCGGTTGAATCTGCGGTGAAAGCACCAGCGATGAAGTCGGCTTTGGACATCCAGGTTGAAACTCCGATCGTGGAGACGACCCCTGTGGAAGCGCCAGTGATGATGGCTGAGGCTGCTCCGGTGGTTCCTCCTGTGAGTCCTGTATCTGCCCCTGTCAGCGCTAAAGAACAGAAGAATGAACGCTCCAATGTGAGCTCTCTTGCCGCAACGGCAGCGTCCGCTGCTGACCTTTTCCGTTAA
- a CDS encoding phosphatase PAP2 family protein, which produces MPVQQFGELLSDPKKLIRHILKVTLIALALAGLALVFVDQQASLYFAEQEVKGLIRAPARILTDIALSEYYFVGSLLVWIFCKWIGPRLSFLQTHLDRVDYYRRWALNFFVALIVAGVITHIIKFTVGRQRPHKTPDFDPYVFDHFTTHWHWHSFSSGHSQVIFTVATMLSVAFPRFKWFWIPFAMLICLTRVVVHDHFVSDIIFGACVGYVGTLLALQLMRKKTSNGIY; this is translated from the coding sequence ATGCCTGTACAACAATTCGGCGAGCTTCTGAGCGACCCTAAAAAACTGATTCGACATATTCTTAAAGTCACCCTGATCGCCCTGGCCCTGGCTGGTTTGGCCTTGGTCTTCGTGGATCAACAGGCTTCTTTGTATTTTGCTGAACAAGAAGTCAAAGGCCTGATCCGCGCCCCGGCCCGCATCCTGACGGACATCGCTTTGTCCGAGTACTATTTCGTGGGTTCTTTGCTGGTGTGGATTTTCTGCAAGTGGATCGGCCCGCGTCTCAGCTTCCTGCAAACACATCTGGACCGCGTGGATTACTATCGCCGCTGGGCTTTGAATTTCTTTGTGGCTTTGATCGTGGCTGGCGTGATCACGCACATTATTAAGTTCACAGTGGGCCGTCAGCGTCCACACAAGACACCGGATTTCGATCCCTACGTCTTTGATCATTTTACGACTCACTGGCACTGGCATTCGTTTTCTTCCGGCCATTCGCAGGTGATCTTCACGGTGGCAACCATGCTGAGCGTGGCCTTCCCGCGCTTTAAATGGTTCTGGATTCCGTTTGCGATGCTGATTTGTCTGACCCGTGTGGTGGTGCATGACCACTTTGTCAGCGATATTATCTTTGGTGCCTGTGTGGGTTATGTCGGCACTTTGCTGGCCCTGCAACTGATGCGCAAAAAAACCAGCAACGGCATTTACTAG
- a CDS encoding tautomerase family protein: MFLSKAQKAQIIADITQSLVKVLGKKPEHTHIVIQEIADEDWGFEGLPTDEWKKKQK, encoded by the coding sequence GTGTTTTTGAGCAAAGCGCAGAAAGCGCAAATTATCGCTGATATTACTCAGTCTCTTGTAAAAGTACTGGGTAAGAAGCCAGAACACACTCATATCGTCATCCAGGAAATTGCGGACGAGGATTGGGGTTTTGAAGGTCTGCCGACGGATGAATGGAAGAAAAAGCAGAAATAG